The Deltaproteobacteria bacterium genome includes a region encoding these proteins:
- a CDS encoding HDIG domain-containing protein yields MKTTDRAKRKGGIFPLLLLWAKIKGRPLLRTFKSPRVQRWLLLIVVSLSVATFLSPTLEVAPPNYKVGDVAVKDVISDRDLLVKDKTATEKKREDAANKVLPVYDYDPSVIPEVEGVIHSAFSLMRRYRAGEAQKGERDLKGEVEATLGFHLAPHEYQALKDHRFNGKVLKGIVDVIAPLMNKGVVSNKELLLQEEGIVVRDIKTGEEVIKRDLHSLLDYHEAKEVIKKTLEGPQVMDIPADLRGVILKAAHNLIFPNLTFNRQETNRRRQQARNRVKPVLFQIKRGEVLLEKGERVTEEGLLKLEAIREGWHKGNTLVMILGLIFLTCFFVTTFYLFSMKNIKKVSLANKDILFFVLVLISSLGMARISVFVAEALANTFARFPLSSYYYFFPIAAGAMLIRIVLNSEVALVYSIFVSLFSGLLLREGIFLPIFYLIGSIAGAHSVARCDQRFNLIKGGLIVGLTNLLLISFQGMITARIFEIEALFDLLMGLAGGAVAGMVVVGVAPVVESIFGYTTDIKLLELANLDQPTLKELLMKAPGSYHHSMIVGSLVEAGAKAINVNPLLARVSAYYHDIGKIKKPQYFIENQMIGNNRHDKLTPSMSSLILVSHVKDGVELAKRHKLGNKIIDIIRQHHGTRLINYFYQKAKEQEDPGVQEVDERDFRYLGPKPQTKEAGLVMLADAVEAASRTLENPTPAHIQGLVQKITNDIFIDGQLDECELTLKDLHEIAKSFNIVLNAVHHHRIEYPEAQPEGERQKNGGVGPKPAKETKGKARRGKENGRKDIKRLGVSRERIEHPSGR; encoded by the coding sequence ATGAAGACAACGGACCGGGCGAAAAGAAAGGGGGGAATCTTCCCCCTTTTACTGTTATGGGCGAAAATAAAGGGTAGACCTCTTTTGCGCACCTTCAAGAGCCCCCGTGTACAGAGGTGGCTTTTGTTGATTGTTGTCTCTTTGTCCGTTGCTACCTTCTTATCACCCACCTTAGAGGTGGCCCCTCCCAACTATAAGGTAGGAGATGTAGCTGTAAAGGATGTCATATCAGACCGCGATCTTTTGGTAAAGGACAAAACGGCCACCGAGAAAAAGAGAGAGGATGCAGCAAATAAGGTCCTCCCTGTCTATGATTATGACCCTTCGGTGATACCAGAGGTTGAAGGGGTTATACACTCTGCCTTCTCCTTAATGAGGAGATATAGGGCAGGGGAGGCGCAAAAGGGAGAAAGAGACCTAAAGGGAGAAGTGGAGGCGACTCTGGGTTTTCACCTTGCTCCTCATGAATATCAGGCCTTAAAAGATCATCGCTTTAATGGGAAGGTATTAAAAGGCATAGTAGATGTAATTGCCCCCCTGATGAACAAGGGCGTAGTGAGCAACAAGGAGCTCCTCCTGCAGGAGGAGGGGATTGTGGTGAGAGATATCAAAACTGGGGAGGAGGTGATAAAGAGGGATTTGCATTCTCTCCTCGATTACCACGAGGCCAAAGAGGTGATTAAAAAGACCCTTGAAGGTCCTCAGGTGATGGATATCCCTGCGGATCTCAGGGGGGTGATTTTGAAGGCCGCCCATAATCTCATCTTTCCCAACCTCACCTTCAACAGGCAGGAGACGAACAGGAGGAGGCAGCAGGCGCGTAACCGCGTAAAGCCTGTCCTTTTCCAGATCAAGAGGGGAGAGGTACTGTTGGAAAAGGGGGAGAGGGTGACAGAGGAGGGTCTCCTCAAACTAGAGGCCATCCGCGAAGGGTGGCACAAGGGCAATACACTGGTGATGATCTTGGGACTTATCTTTTTAACGTGTTTTTTTGTTACGACATTTTACCTATTTTCCATGAAGAACATCAAAAAGGTATCCCTTGCCAACAAGGACATTCTCTTCTTTGTCCTCGTATTAATCTCCTCTTTGGGTATGGCAAGGATTTCTGTCTTTGTCGCCGAGGCCCTTGCCAACACCTTTGCTCGGTTTCCCCTCAGCTCTTATTACTACTTCTTCCCTATAGCTGCCGGAGCCATGTTGATCAGGATAGTGCTTAATTCCGAAGTAGCCTTGGTCTACTCCATCTTTGTCAGCCTCTTCAGCGGTCTCCTATTGAGGGAGGGGATTTTCCTTCCCATATTCTATCTTATCGGAAGTATAGCAGGGGCCCACAGCGTAGCCCGCTGCGATCAGAGGTTTAATCTGATAAAAGGTGGCCTTATAGTGGGATTGACCAATCTCCTCCTCATCTCCTTTCAGGGGATGATCACCGCCAGGATCTTTGAGATAGAGGCCCTGTTTGACCTATTGATGGGATTGGCAGGGGGGGCAGTTGCCGGGATGGTTGTGGTGGGGGTGGCCCCGGTAGTGGAGTCGATATTTGGTTATACGACAGACATCAAGTTATTGGAGCTGGCCAATTTGGATCAACCGACCTTGAAGGAGTTGCTCATGAAGGCCCCGGGGAGCTACCATCACAGTATGATCGTGGGGAGTTTGGTGGAGGCAGGGGCCAAGGCCATCAACGTCAATCCGCTGCTTGCCAGGGTGAGCGCCTATTATCACGATATCGGCAAGATAAAAAAACCGCAATACTTTATCGAGAACCAAATGATAGGGAATAACCGACACGATAAGCTCACCCCTAGCATGAGCAGTTTGATCCTCGTCTCCCACGTGAAGGATGGGGTTGAGCTGGCAAAGAGGCACAAGTTGGGAAACAAGATCATCGACATCATCAGGCAGCACCATGGCACCAGACTCATCAACTATTTTTATCAAAAGGCCAAGGAGCAGGAGGATCCAGGGGTACAAGAGGTGGATGAGAGGGATTTCAGGTATCTCGGACCTAAGCCGCAAACAAAGGAGGCGGGGCTTGTGATGTTGGCTGATGCCGTGGAGGCTGCCTCCCGCACCCTGGAGAACCCCACCCCCGCCCACATCCAAGGGCTGGTCCAAAAGATCACCAATGACATCTTCATCGATGGGCAGCTAGACGAGTGTGAGTTGACCCTGAAGGATCTCCATGAGATTGCCAAGAGTTTTAATATCGTCCTCAATGCCGTCCATCACCATCGCATAGAATATCCGGAGGCTCAGCCAGAAGGGGAGAGACAGAAGAATGGAGGTGTTGGTCCAAAACCGGCAAAAGAGACAAAGGGTAAGGCCCGAAGAGGTAAAGAGAATGGCCGGAAGGATATTAAGCGACTTGGGGTGTCAAGAGAAAGAATT
- a CDS encoding PhoH family protein: MKEGLLQKNLNFEDIEEAKALFGPHNDHLKAIERNLEVKVHTKGGRIVIEGDELDVELASRLLRELQRLLNKGYPIYVSDIDFAIRILSGDSSVNLEDIFLDTVYISSQKRVITPKSVVQKEYINAIRRYDMIIGIGPAGTGKTYLAMAMALAFLMKKEVKRIILARPAVEAGEKLGFLPGDLYEKVNPYLRPLYDALNDMLDFDHASKLMERGIIEVAPLAFMRGRTLNDSFIILDEAQNTKPEQMKMFLTRMGFGSKVVITGDITQVDLPDGKTSGLIQIQDILKGIKGIQFIYFSEKDVIRHHLVQDIIKAYEGAEIQGRSMES; this comes from the coding sequence ATAAAAGAGGGATTATTGCAGAAGAACTTAAATTTTGAAGATATAGAGGAAGCTAAGGCCCTCTTTGGTCCCCATAATGATCATTTGAAGGCCATAGAGAGAAATCTAGAGGTAAAGGTACACACCAAAGGGGGAAGAATTGTTATTGAAGGGGATGAGTTAGACGTTGAGCTGGCCAGTAGGCTGTTAAGGGAACTTCAAAGGCTCTTAAATAAGGGTTATCCGATCTATGTCAGCGATATCGATTTTGCCATCCGGATCCTCTCAGGAGACAGCTCGGTCAATCTGGAGGATATCTTTCTAGATACGGTATATATCTCCTCCCAAAAAAGGGTCATTACCCCCAAGAGTGTAGTGCAAAAAGAATATATCAATGCAATCAGAAGGTATGATATGATAATAGGAATAGGGCCTGCGGGCACTGGCAAGACCTATCTGGCCATGGCTATGGCCCTTGCCTTCTTGATGAAGAAGGAGGTGAAGCGCATCATCTTGGCCCGTCCTGCTGTGGAGGCAGGGGAAAAGCTGGGTTTTCTGCCAGGGGATCTCTATGAAAAAGTCAACCCTTATCTGAGACCCCTCTATGATGCCCTTAATGACATGTTGGATTTTGATCACGCGTCAAAATTGATGGAAAGGGGAATTATCGAAGTGGCTCCCTTGGCCTTCATGCGGGGCAGGACATTGAATGATTCTTTTATAATCTTAGATGAGGCGCAAAATACCAAGCCGGAACAGATGAAGATGTTCCTCACTAGGATGGGTTTTGGCTCTAAGGTGGTGATCACCGGTGATATCACCCAGGTGGATCTGCCTGACGGGAAGACTTCAGGCTTGATCCAGATTCAGGATATCCTAAAGGGAATTAAGGGCATACAATTCATTTACTTCAGCGAGAAGGACGTCATCAGACATCACTTGGTCCAGGATATTATCAAGGCCTATGAGGGAGCCGAGATACAAGGCAGATCCATGGAGAGTTGA